The nucleotide sequence TTTAGAGGTGGAAGCCAATATCAAGGCTTTGCAACAATCAAATATAATACTAATGGGCTTCAACAATGGGTGGTATATTATAGTATCTCAGATTTATCTAGTAGCTCAGAATTAGTATATACAGAAGCATTTGATATTGGAAGCGATGGAAAGGGCAACCTTATTGTTGTTGGAACGATGGATGACGGGGTAAATAAGTATAATTGTAATACAGCAGTCGTAAAATACAATTCTAACGGATTACAAAAGTGGGTAAGGAATTATGATGGACCTTGGCTATCTAACGACAGGGTGCGTGCTATTGATGTAGACGCGCAAGGAAATATTTACCTAACTGGTTCAACTTATAATCATTATACTGGATATGATTTTCTAACTGTAAAATTTAATAACAGAGGTGAATTAGAATGGGCTGATAAACATACAAGCATAGATGATACTTATTCTGGGGATGAAGGCGATGATATTTACGTTGATAAAAATAATAATGTATATGTAGCAGGTATTTGTTCTCCAACTTGGGATAGAACTGCCTATCTTACAATTAAATACAATACTTATGGTGTAAAACAATGGGTTGCCACTACCGAAATTTCATCTGGCCGTCATGATGTAAAAATTGTTGGGGATAAACAGGGAAACATTTACGTTGGGTATGGTGATCTTGTTAAATATGATACACTTGGTAACAAACTTTGGTCTGTTCCTATAGGGGGTGCACAGATCATTATTGATGATTTTGAAGCGATCATAGTTACAGGAGGTTCAGGAACAATGAAAATTTCAAGTGAAGGGTTACTATTGTGGACGTCCCCGTACGCTGGCGAGCAAATAGCAGTTGACCAATTAGGGAATATATATCTAACACGTCATACCATGGATGAGAAGTATAATACTATGAAACTTAATTCATCTGGTGTATTACAATGGAATGTATTTTATAGTAGAATGCCAAATGGTATCGCCCGCCCATCGCATATTGCTATCGATAAGTATTCTAATGTTTATGTTACCGGCTACAGTAGAGCCACAGGAACAGCCTTGGATTTTACAACCATTAAGTATGATTCTACAGGTGTAGAACAGTGGGTCCAATTTTACCAAGGAGGTGGCGTACCAAGAAAGATTGTTATAGATTCACTGGGGAATATTTATATAAGCGGCTCTAAGTATCTCACTCTAAAATATAATCAGGCTGGTACACTTATTTGGGTTGCACGTTATCATCCAAGCCAAACTTCTAATAGTTATGTTCAAGATATTAACATCGACAGTAAAGGTAATATTTATGTCGCTGCAGAAACATTAGAACTTTCGAATGGTGTGGATATTTCATACAGCGCGGTTAAATATTCACCAGCACGACTCGAATTTTCACATAGCTTTATAGATTTTGGCGTGGTTTCGCTGGGTTGTAAATCTATTAAAACTTCAATCCTAAAAAATATTGGATCTGAAAAATTAATAATTTCTGATGTTGAAATTGGAAATTCTAACTTCGCAATTTCGCCTAAATCGGCTACAATATTACCATTAGATAGTATCACTTGCAGTTTATTGTTTAACCCATCCGGGGCAGGTGAATATCTATCTAAATTCAATTTTATAGATGGCTCTCAAACATTAAACAATACACTCGATGCAACTGGTTTTGCAGTTCCTACTATTCCACTCAATGTTTCCAAAACATTCATTCAGTTTTCGAAGCTTGAAGTGGGTTGCAGAGACACAACCGAAATCAAGTTGTTCAACAGGAATAGTTGTCCTGATACGGTATTCCCCATGATATCAAATCCTATGTTTAAGGTAAGGACTTCGCCTATAGTATTAGCTCCATATGATTCTACTCATTTTGAAATTGTATTCACTCCCTCGCAACCGGGTGATTTCAATTCGATATTAACTTTCAATTCTTTGAGAGGAACACAATCAGATAGTATAATTGTAATTGGTAGTAGTTATGCTAATAGCCCACCCACAACAATAACTAGTATTCTAAACAATGGTTGGAATTTAGTTTCGCTGCCAGTTGAGTCGTCGTGCTCATATTCGTTCTCGAATTTATTTAAGTATACACCAATTGGTTATGTAAAAAGTAATATTTTAGAGCCATGGTCAGGTCATTGGTTAAAATCCTCTGGTGAAGAATTCAACTTTCATGGTTATCCTGTAATAGCTGATACATTTCAACTCCTTACAGGATGGAATCTGATCGGCTCCATTTCGAATCCTGTTCATACCTCATCAATAATAACAAATCCTCCTAATATAATTGCATCACAATTTTTTGGTTATCAATTAGGGTACCTAATCTGTGATTCTATTTATCCCGGTAATGGATATTGGTTAAAACTAAATTCACCCGGTAAATTAATATTATCAATAGACAACCCGATACAAAATGCAAAAATTGCGACTGTTAAGGATGAAACAAACATTTTTAATTCCCTTACGTTGAACGATGCAAATGGACAGTTGCAAACCTTATATTTTGGCATAAAACCGAATGATGATTTTTCAGCTGATATATATGAACTTCCACCTGTTCCACCATCGAACATTTTCGATGTTCGATTTGCTTCGCAAAGATTGTTAGAAATTGTTGACGAAAATAAAATTGGGATATTTCCCATCATAATTTCTTCGGCAGTATATCCTGTAACAATCTCTTGGAATTTGAAAAATATGTTTTTAGAAGCATCCTTAAAAATTGGGAAGAATGATATTCCTATCCAAGCAACAGGTCAATTTGATATACCAACATCGGATGTTCGTGTCAAACTTGTTATCAAACGATCCGTTGAACTACTTAATGAATTTGTTCTTGAGCAAAATTATCCGAATCCGTTTAATCCAAGCACGCTCATAAAATACCAACTCCCGCAGGCAAACAAGATTGAGTTAAAGATTTACAATATCTTCGGACAGGAAGTTAAAAAGCTTGTAGATGAAGTACAGGATGCAGGATATTATGAGATAGTATGGAATAGCGACAACAACACGGGTAACAATGTAGCAAGTGGTGTTTATTTTTATCGGATACAGGCTGGTTCGTTTAGTGAAACCAAGAAACTTATTTTGATGCGGTAATATTTTTTTTTAGATTTTTTAACAGAGCCGATTCAATCCGAGTCGGCTTCTTTGTTTAAATCCCTCCAATTTTCTATATTTATTAAAACTATTTAAAGTCTTATATTTAATTATGAATTTACAAAACGACATTTTCTTAAAAGCTTGTAAACGTCTGCCAACCGAACGAACACCCGTATGGATTATGCGCCAAGCGGGCCGGTATTTGCCTGAATATAGAGCTGTACGTACCAAAGCTGATTTCCTTACTCTTTATAAAACTCCCGAGCTTGCAGCAGAAGTTACAATTCAACCCGTCGATATCATTGGCGTTGATGCGGCCGATTATTTTCTCAGATATACTCGTTATTCCCGAAGCGATGGGGATGGAATTAATTGTAGAAGAAGGTAAAGGCGGACCGCGGTTCCCATCCCCCATCCGTTCGTCTTCCGAAATTGAAAAATTGTCTATCCCCGACCCATACGATAAATTAAAATATGTAATGGATGCGCTGAGTTTAACAAAACAAAATTTGGCTGGACGTGTTCCTCTAATCGGATTTGCGGGTTCGCCATGGACACTCGCAACCTATACTTATAACACGCAGCGAGGATCAATCCGATGAGTTCATCGAACTGATTCAATCGCGCGGCGGGAAAGCAATCTTGTTTCCGACAATCAAAATTACTGACCCGGATGATTGGCAGGAGTGCGATAGAGCGGTGGAATATTTAAATTCTTTCGACGGAATCATATTCACGAGCCGAAACTCGGTAGAAAAGTTTATCGCAAGAATTAATTTCAAGAACATTCCCCTTTCGGCTCTATCCTCAACGCTCCTCTTTGCGGTGGGTGAAAAAACAAAATCAATCCTCGAAAAACATAAACTCAAAACAAACGCAATTCCTGAAAATTTTACTGCCGAATCCTTGGTAGAAACAATAAAAACATTTAGTGTTCAAAACAAAAAGTTCCTCTTCCCCCGCGGTAATTTAGGGCGCGATGTTGTCATCGATAAACTTTCCGAGTATGGCGCTGAAGTAAAATCTGTGGTTGTGTATAAAACAGAAAAAGCAATCCCAGACAACCTGCACTCGATAGAAAAAGAATTATTGGAAGGCAAAATTGATGTAGTTACTTTCACAAGTCCATCCACTGTGACCAATTTCTTCTCTCTGTTTTCCGAAGATACCAAGAGCCAATTTATAAAAAATATTATCTTTGCCGTTATAGGAGAAGTAACTGCGAAATCGTTACGGAAGTTTGGAATCGAACCAACTATTATTGCCAAACCATCAACTAACAAGGGGATAGTGGAAGGGATTGAGAGATATTGTCCGGTTTGAATTTATTCTACTATTTTAATAGATTGTAATCAAATAAACTGATAGGTCGAAAAAATGATTTTAAAAAATGTTTCCCTGAACTTGCTGGTTTTTCTGTTTGCTTTGCAACTGTATGCTGGCAGTAACAGTACTTTCGATTTTTTACGGAACGATGCCGGTGCGCGGGCTTCCGCACTCGGTGGTAGTTTTCTACTTGCTTCCAACGACCCGAATACAATTTTTTATAACCCATCTCGAATGACAACAATAGCAACACCTCAAATATCATTCGGATATTTTAAGCATTTGTTGGATATTAATTCCGGACATTTAAGCTATGCACAGGAAATAAGCGGTTTCGGTTATATCGGCGGGGGGATTGTTTACACGAACTACGGTGAGTTTATGAAGCGAAACGAATTCGGCGATGAGTTAGGAAAATTTACGGCAACCGAAATTGCAATGTCGGTTGGTTATGCAAATCATTTGTACGAGAATTTAACTTACGGTGCAAGTTTAAAATTTATCTATTCTGCCATCGAAAAATATAAATCAACCGCAGTTGCTCTTGATTGGGGAGTAACTTATGTAATTTCACCCGAAAAGTTTCAAGTTGGAGCAAGTTTATTGAATCTTGGGACACAATTAGACCCGTATATGAATACAAAAGAAAGTTTACCAACCGATTTAAAAGTTGGCGCATCAGTTAAGCCCGAACACTTGCCGCTTGTACTTAATTTCAGTTTCAATAAATTAATTGAAAAACAGAATAACTTTATGTCGCGTTTCAAAGCATTTTCAATTGGAGGCGAATTTTTAGTAACTCAGAATGTTCAATTCCGGTTCGGATATAATAATGAGAGACGATCGGATTTAAAAATCGGGAAGAGTTCCGGACTTGCCGGATTTTCACTCGGGGGAGGATTTATTTACAACGAATACAAAGTCGATTACGCATTCAACTCATTGGGTAAAATTGGCGGACTGCATCGTATAGCAGTTGGCATACTTTTCTGATACAACCATTTATCCATTGAGTACATGATTCGATGATTCAATGGCTAAATTATTTTTACCTCACCAGGATTGCTTTCTTCACAGATGTGAACGAACCTGCCGAGAGCTTGTAGAAGTAAACTCCACTCGGGAAATTACTCGCATCAAATTCTACCGACTTGTAACCGGCAACTTGAAACTCGTCAATTAACTGAACGACTTCGCGCCCTAACAAATCGTAAACGCGCAATGTAACTTTTCCCGCTTCCGGAATCTGATATCTGATTATAGTTTTCGGATTAAACGGATTTGGGTAGTTCTGATGTAATACAAACTCTGCAGGTAAACCGCTATTTCTTACTTTAACCTGAGCGAGTGGCTGGTTGATATACACAGGCGAATGAACCGATAAGTATTGGTCGAGTTTCGCTTTTGAATCATCAGATGTTAAATGCAAATTAATATTTTCATCCCCTTCGAAAATCAATTGCAGCGGATAATCGACATAATTTATATTTATAATATTAACATTGGATAAAAGTCCGACATATTTATCATTTACAAATCTAACATCAAACACACCCGGTGGCGCTTGCGGCGGGAATTCAATAAATTGATCCACCTCGAAGGAATTCGTCAGGTATAATTTTGTTGAGTTACCTTTGCTGTCAATAATTTTTATCGCATTCCGGTTATTTGATTTCCGATTTGTGTAATTAGAACCTGTCGCCAATGGGCTTTCAAGTTTGATGCTTCCGTTTGCTGAAAGTTTTATCCAATACCCTTTTCCTTTTTCCAAAATTGAAGATTCTGAATATCCGCCGTTGTATGCAAAAAACTGGCTTGATAATAAGCCGGCAGGAATTGTTGTAATTGCAGAAACATTTATATTTTGATTTAATCCGCCAATCAAATTCCAGCCCTTCCTCATCGTAAATGTTATACTGTCTATCTTACTCCCTACAAATGTATGGCTGCGAGAACTGTCCATCTTTATCCAATAGCCATATCCATTTTTTATGGAATCTGCAATTATATATGATCCATTAAATTCATAAGTCTGTGAAGTTGCAGTAGGGAACAAGACAGATGGTCTTTGGTCGATTAAAGAAATGGGCAGTGATAATAAATTCCATCCCTCATTTGTATTGAAAGATGTTACAACAGGTTGAACGCCTTTGTTATAAACAGTTATTTTTATATCATCTACATAAAAACCATCGGCTACAACACTGGCATCGCTTCGGAAGTAAAAACGAATCTTAATATCATTTTCTATATACGGATCAAGACTTATTTGTTCGGTAACCCAAGCTGACTGTGAGCCGTTGTATAATGGTTGTCCGGTTGGCTGGAAACTACCCGAACCGAGTTTTGTATAGCTACCTTCTAATGGAATCCACGATGTACCGAGATTTGTTGATATCATAACTTGCACATAGTCGTATCCGTTTTCTAAATCCCACCGTGCTGAATATTCCAGCGTAGCACCGTAAGCTTTTTTTAAGCTAACACTATCTCTAAGTAGAAGTATATTTGTTGTATTGCTCGGATAGTTACCGCTCGGTGAATCGGTTGCGGATGAGGTGGGTGAAACAAAACTGCTTGTAGTTAACCCCCAGAGTGAAACTGAATTCCATCTGGTAATAGTTTTGAAACTTTCAGAAAATGCGGTTGTTATATTTGCAACAATATATCGATAGAACTGCGGTGGGGAGATTGAGCCGGGTGGGTTTAAACCGCTACCTCCGGCGGGAATTGTTTGTAAAATTTGCCCACCCTGGTCCTGAGCAGCTACATAATATTCGACAGTCGTTCCGAGAGGTTGACCGGGAATAATAAATTCATATTGAAATCCTGTAGGACCATCAATATCTGTTATATAATTAAATGCACTGAAGCCGGAACCGTAATCGACACGATAGTACAACCTTGGTTGAATGCTACCGGTACCAATAGTTAATCCGCTAATTATGTTTACACGTGCAGTTCGAGAGTCAATTATGTTGCCTGATGCAATTGGAGTGTGCTCGAGTGCAATTTTTAGATTCAAAGCATATTTTGCTAAAGTAGCCATTGTTGCCTTAACCATTTTATGGAAATAGGGAACGTTGATATACTGGAACCTGTCGCTTGTGGTATGATAATATGGATGGAAATCGTTGTTATCTTCGATTACTAAAATAGCCCCGTAGTTTTTAGCAAGGAACGATTCGTGGTCGCTGTACGGTTGCGAAGCCACAATAACTGGAACCAATCCGATATTATAAGTTGCGATATTATTTACAAAATCGTTAGCAATTTCGACAGTATTTGCAACGTTTTTTGAGTGCACATTAATTTTTCCGTCGTTGTTACCATCGTAACCAATCATATCTAAATTAATTACACCCAAAATAGTATCGTTTCGGTTGCGGGCTTGTGTTGCATAGTAGATACTTCCTACTAAACCTTGTTCCTCTTCGTCAAAGCCAATAAACTTGATTGTGTACTGAGGATTGTATTGCGATAATATTCGGGCTAATTCAATCACGCCGGCAGTTCCGCTTGCATTGTCGTCGGCGCCTGGCGCAATTGTTTCAATTGGCATATCATCGAAATGTCCACATACGACGTAATATTTATTCGGGAAATGGGTACCTACTTTTGTTCCTATTACATTTTTTCCTGTCGTGCTGAATGAATCATACTGAGCTGTTAAACCGAACCTCTGAAATTTTTCGTAAATGTATTGTGCAGCTTTGTTGTTACCAGGCTGCAATTTATGGCGTGATACTATTGTATAAGGAGAACCGCCTATAACACAACTTGTATCGCCGGATAGCTGCCTGATGTATAATCTTAAGCTATCTACAGAAACTTTATTTATTAAAGAATCCAGCAGAGTAGTTTGCGAAAAAGCATTGGTAACAAGAATCGCTAATAGAATTAAAACGTAAATATTTTTTTTCATATGTATATTCTGTTGTAATTTTGTTTGTTTTTAATTTCACTTTAAAATTAAAAGTTTTTTGATGTCTGAAAAATTTCCAGCTACTAATCTATAAAAATAGACGCCGCTCGAAAGTCCGCCTGTGGCGGATGAAACATCTAACTCAACCGATTTATATCCAGCCTCTTGAACTTCATCAACAAGTTTAGCGACCTCACGACCAAGAACATCATAAATTTTTAAAGTCGTATAACTGGAAAAAGGTAATTGATACTTGATTATTGTCTTTGGGTTGAATGGATTAGGATAATTTTGAGAGAGTGCATAAACAATTGGAGTTTCTGTTTCTTCATTGTTGTTAATATATTTTAGATATAATACAGTTTGATTCTTATCTTCTAAAAGAATACTTCCAGATATTTGTTCGATTCCGGTTAATAATTTTTGTGCAGAATTTAACAGCTCATATTTTTCGTTGTTCAATAATTCCCAAGATATTTTGATTGGGTATTCGTTCGTCGAAATATTAATCTTATTCTCTTTTGTAATTTTATGGTTGAACATATAAGAATTGTCAGCAAATCTTATATCGAAAGCCTCGGCCGGTGGTCGGGGAGGTGCTAAAAAGAATCCTGCATCGAACGAGGCATTTTCAAAACTTCCGAAGTAGAGGATGCTTGAATTTCCTCCATTATCAGTAATGAATAATTTGTTGCTCTGATTAATAATATCTTCTGCAAGAGAATTGTGTTTGGAAACTGTCGATCCGGGACGCATAATAAGTTTTCCGCCTTGTGAAACTTTTACCCAATAACCTTTTGACGGTTTTAATGTATCCGAAATTCCATAACCGTTTTTAAATCCATAAACCGGAGAACTTATAATGTTTGGAGGATTTGTAATAAGCGATTTGACTGGGAAAGGATTACTTGTACAACCAATCATATTCCATCCAGTTTTCAGATCAATCGAATCGGCTGTAAACGGACTACCCGACAACCATACCTGATGAGTCGATGGAAATTTTAGCCAATACCCCCGAAGAGATGTTAGCGAGTCGTGTTGGATATAACCATTATCAAATGTAAAAGCCGACGAATTAGCGCTCCCGAAAATAGTTGTCTTACTTCTGTCAGCAGTTCGCAACGGTAATGAAAGCATATTCCACTTTGCATCGACCGCATAACTTATAGCAGTTGTTGAATAATTTCCGAAATTATGAACAGCACTTAAATTTCCAAACGAGATTGGGACTGAATACGAACTACCGCCAACGGGTAAAGTTTGTACCCAACCGGAATTAACAGCTTGGCTGAGAGTATAATTTCCGAACGGAATATCGGCAAAAGCATATTGTCCATTAATATTTGTAGTAACGGAATCTCGTTTTGTTCCGCTTATGCGTACTTTCCATCCTGCAAGCGGTGGGTCGGTTTCGTCTTTTACTCCGTTATTATTTACATCATAAAATACTGACCCCGACATAAATGTGGTTTGCCTGTATTTTATTGTTATTACATCAGAGTAATCGAGCGAATCATATTCGGCACCTGTTACAAAAATATTTCCTAAATTATCCATCGCCATAGCTATAACTTCATCGGCAGCGCTCGTTTGATTGGCATAATATGCAACCCACTGTAATTCACCAGCCGCATTATATTTAATTGTAGCATAATTATTTTTTAGTGAGCCACCTGTAGTGCCGGATATGTATGAATTTCCCCATTGATCAACAATCATCCCCTCGAGGTAATCGTAGTCATTGCTTGGGTCGTTATAACGTGCTTCCCAAATTCGACCCCCATTTGAAGAATATTTTAGAACAATCATATCAGTGTATGATGTAGTTCCAAAACTCCATCCGCCGACATATATTTCTCCAGATGGAATTACGAAGAGGCTTTTAGGATAATCGACGCTGTTAGCCGGTCCATCATACCTGGAAACCCATTGTTGGTCGCCTGTCGGATTATATTTAATTAAAACAATATCATTCGATGTACCGACTCCGCCACTCGACCCTGTAACAATGATATTTCCTAAAGTATCTATTGCAATCGCAGTTGCAACATCGTCACTGTTTGAAGGTCCGTTGTAATACTTCACCCATTGCTGTCCACCATGGGTAGAATATTTCACCGTTGCGATATTATTTCCCGAAGTCGTTGTGGTGCAATAACCAGTAACATAGACATTGCCCGCTTTATCGATCCCTAACGATGCAGCAAAATCGTCGGAACTTGAAGAGCTGTTAAAATAACTCACCCATTGCTGTGTTCCATTTGTATTATATTTGATTGTAATATAATCGTAACCGGTATTTCCACCATAACTGTAACCAACCACATAAACATTACTTGAGGCATCAACTGAAAGAGCGATGGGTCTATCGGTACTATCCTTTGTGCTGTTAAAATTTCGAATCCATTGCACAATTCCATTTTCATTAAATTTTATTGTTACTATATCATCGCCTTTATTATAAGAGTAACTTCGCCCCGTAACGTAAACATTCTTCGATGCATCAACGGCAACCGCAACAGCTTCATCATTATCGTGGTACGGACTGTTGTAACGGGCAGTCCACAATGTATCTCCGTTTGTATCATATTTGATAATCAGAAAATCGTATAATGTACCATTGTCGAAGCTTGATCCGACAACGTAAGCATTTCCGAGATTATCTGTGGTAATTGCATACGGAATATCCTCGTATGATTGGTTATCGAAATTATTCTGACGTTCCGACCATAAAACTGTGCCCGCATTATTGTACTTCAGTATCAAAGCATCGTCCGCTTTTTCGACTGTAAAACCTGCCCCTATAACTATTAAGTCGCCGGAATTATCCACACGAATTCTATTGGCCTCACTCGAAAAATTTGTTTCAATACTGTATGGTCTGTTCCACAGCCGACTTCCAAACGCATTATATTTAATTGTGTTGAATTCAGTAGCACCTAAAAGAGAAGATGTTGTCCCTGTAACATATACGTTCTCAAAATTGTCAATATCTATACCTTCTGCAAAATCGTCGGCATTGGCGGAACCGTTGAATTGAACTCCCCAATCAACACCACCTGTGGTATTAATTTTAACAGTAAGGTAATTGTAAAGCTCAGAATAACTGTATGTATATCCGGTAAGATAAACAGTACCTCCGCCTGTAATTCGAAAAGCCGTAGGTATATCCTC is from Bacteroidota bacterium and encodes:
- a CDS encoding SBBP repeat-containing protein → MKKSIYLFFLLLLNSSIIYTQINQHWISKYNHKSSADDTFQYIELDNAKNIYVSGISNYQFTISKYNTIGVKLWTVFTDNTFGEDNYIAGMKLDAQRNVYITSCIIGPDTSYDILTIKYNTNGVQQWAVRYSGGSKNDDIAVGLTVDASGNVYVSAYNYHPISNNDFILIKYNANGTQQWVRRDNGPGNGDDFPTAITIDALNNVYITGSTYNPTSFIDFMTMKYDSVGLRLWLVTYDGIGFDEDIPVTIGVDNFNNVFVAGTSYGDTTDIDIAVVKYNPSGVRQWAARYNSSGNFEDIPTAFRITGGGTVYLTGYTYSYSELYNYLTVKINTTGGVDWGVQFNGSANADDFAEGIDIDNFENVYVTGTTSSLLGATEFNTIKYNAFGSRLWNRPYSIETNFSSEANRIRVDNSGDLIVIGAGFTVEKADDALILKYNNAGTVLWSERQNNFDNQSYEDIPYAITTDNLGNAYVVGSSFDNGTLYDFLIIKYDTNGDTLWTARYNSPYHDNDEAVAVAVDASKNVYVTGRSYSYNKGDDIVTIKFNENGIVQWIRNFNSTKDSTDRPIALSVDASSNVYVVGYSYGGNTGYDYITIKYNTNGTQQWVSYFNSSSSSDDFAASLGIDKAGNVYVTGYCTTTTSGNNIATVKYSTHGGQQWVKYYNGPSNSDDVATAIAIDTLGNIIVTGSSGGVGTSNDIVLIKYNPTGDQQWVSRYDGPANSVDYPKSLFVIPSGEIYVGGWSFGTTSYTDMIVLKYSSNGGRIWEARYNDPSNDYDYLEGMIVDQWGNSYISGTTGGSLKNNYATIKYNAAGELQWVAYYANQTSAADEVIAMAMDNLGNIFVTGAEYDSLDYSDVITIKYRQTTFMSGSVFYDVNNNGVKDETDPPLAGWKVRISGTKRDSVTTNINGQYAFADIPFGNYTLSQAVNSGWVQTLPVGGSSYSVPISFGNLSAVHNFGNYSTTAISYAVDAKWNMLSLPLRTADRSKTTIFGSANSSAFTFDNGYIQHDSLTSLRGYWLKFPSTHQVWLSGSPFTADSIDLKTGWNMIGCTSNPFPVKSLITNPPNIISSPVYGFKNGYGISDTLKPSKGYWVKVSQGGKLIMRPGSTVSKHNSLAEDIINQSNKLFITDNGGNSSILYFGSFENASFDAGFFLAPPRPPAEAFDIRFADNSYMFNHKITKENKINISTNEYPIKISWELLNNEKYELLNSAQKLLTGIEQISGSILLEDKNQTVLYLKYINNNEETETPIVYALSQNYPNPFNPKTIIKYQLPFSSYTTLKIYDVLGREVAKLVDEVQEAGYKSVELDVSSATGGLSSGVYFYRLVAGNFSDIKKLLILK